The following are from one region of the Armatimonadota bacterium genome:
- a CDS encoding sugar phosphate isomerase/epimerase yields MKLSLLTYLLGKDMSLEELFDVVRTTRIEGLELRAELGHQHGVELELDASRRAEVKRRFEDARIPFVCLATSCLFEDLDENVRREHIDRAKKYCDLAADCGAPRIRVFGNAFPAGADKMQVVENVGASLREIAEHAATRNVDVCLEMHGDFYWWEYTLKAVELANHPRVGIVHNCDPREMRFGPISAFYEPLKQHIRHVHMHNLEDPYPYKALFGMLKRDGYGGFMSIEADESSDPRRVIAIYAALWHEMVASSG; encoded by the coding sequence ATGAAGCTCAGCCTGCTCACATACTTGCTCGGGAAAGACATGTCTCTGGAGGAGCTATTCGACGTAGTCCGCACCACGCGGATTGAGGGCCTGGAACTGCGCGCGGAGCTGGGTCACCAGCATGGTGTCGAACTGGAGCTTGACGCCAGCCGGCGCGCCGAGGTGAAGCGCCGGTTCGAAGACGCCCGTATCCCCTTTGTCTGCCTTGCGACGAGCTGCCTTTTCGAGGACCTGGACGAGAATGTGCGCAGAGAACACATCGACCGCGCGAAGAAGTACTGCGACCTGGCGGCCGATTGCGGCGCGCCGCGGATCCGGGTGTTCGGGAACGCATTCCCCGCGGGTGCGGATAAGATGCAAGTTGTCGAGAACGTGGGCGCGTCCCTGCGTGAGATTGCTGAGCACGCCGCCACCAGGAACGTGGACGTCTGCCTGGAGATGCACGGGGACTTCTACTGGTGGGAGTACACGCTCAAAGCGGTTGAGCTGGCCAATCACCCGCGCGTGGGCATCGTGCACAACTGCGACCCGCGCGAGATGCGGTTCGGCCCGATCTCGGCCTTCTACGAGCCGCTCAAGCAGCACATCCGCCACGTCCACATGCACAATCTCGAGGATCCGTACCCGTACAAGGCGCTGTTCGGAATGCTCAAGCGCGACGGCTATGGCGGCTTCATGTCCATCGAGGCCGACGAGTCATCGGACCCGCGCCGGGTCATCGCCATCTACGCAGCCCTCTGGCACGAAATGGTCGCGAGCAGCGGGTAG
- a CDS encoding beta-galactosidase, whose product MMIAMLGAWMALTSVPNAAWAEPLRLEDGRPLVCVYYFGHWWEPWKSDDDVIRRDLMEIRASGVSVLALDHEWSQAIDGDWKWLDREHRLAREAGLQIIPWLSLKVWADLSPQPRRELIRDWYGVDLRLGTKQDGSPGSVQIWDAATIQAGAAYAAQYIERYRDQALLHLRWNGEVRPVVALSVELAWDGGGFDDATNMLFIRWLRERYASVGDLNKAWGTAYASLWDVDPQDAAIFDYANHAAGTSAHPAAVEDHIEFRAGMISDALGMMASRLRRTHPDVLILAELPYQFASDHPHAQSYRIDYAANPACTESADILFFRATGLLNGKEADFLKAWTERTGQPAILGYRTYSDWGNDRAPEETARIADLYATQVAQFGNGFAFYSWSEMVDVHLSPSLDDQQDKRFAISAERSARAKALMAAMVRSYLEKLPEP is encoded by the coding sequence ATGATGATCGCGATGCTCGGAGCCTGGATGGCGCTGACAAGTGTTCCGAACGCCGCCTGGGCCGAACCTCTGCGCCTCGAGGACGGCAGGCCGCTGGTCTGCGTCTATTACTTCGGGCACTGGTGGGAGCCCTGGAAGAGCGATGACGATGTGATCCGCCGCGACCTGATGGAAATCCGCGCCAGCGGCGTCTCCGTACTGGCATTGGACCACGAATGGTCGCAGGCCATCGACGGCGACTGGAAGTGGCTGGATCGCGAGCACCGGCTGGCGCGGGAGGCCGGGTTGCAAATCATCCCCTGGCTCAGCCTCAAGGTGTGGGCCGACCTGTCTCCCCAGCCGCGCCGTGAGCTAATCCGCGATTGGTACGGTGTGGACCTGAGACTGGGCACAAAGCAGGACGGATCGCCCGGCTCCGTGCAGATCTGGGACGCTGCCACTATTCAGGCGGGGGCCGCGTATGCAGCGCAGTACATTGAGCGCTACCGCGACCAGGCCCTTCTCCACCTGCGCTGGAACGGTGAGGTGCGCCCGGTCGTGGCTCTAAGCGTGGAGCTTGCCTGGGACGGAGGCGGATTCGACGATGCAACGAACATGCTCTTCATCCGCTGGCTGCGAGAGCGATACGCAAGCGTTGGGGACCTCAACAAGGCCTGGGGGACGGCTTACGCGAGCCTGTGGGATGTCGACCCGCAAGATGCAGCGATCTTCGACTACGCCAACCATGCCGCGGGCACGAGTGCGCATCCGGCGGCCGTGGAGGACCACATCGAGTTCCGCGCCGGCATGATCTCCGACGCCCTGGGCATGATGGCGTCCCGACTGCGCCGCACCCACCCGGATGTTCTCATCCTCGCCGAACTGCCTTACCAGTTCGCCAGCGACCACCCGCATGCCCAGAGCTACCGCATCGACTACGCCGCCAACCCGGCTTGCACCGAATCCGCGGACATTCTCTTTTTCCGCGCTACTGGCTTGCTGAATGGGAAGGAGGCCGACTTCCTGAAAGCCTGGACGGAACGCACCGGACAGCCAGCAATTCTGGGATATCGGACCTACAGCGATTGGGGAAACGATCGGGCGCCCGAGGAGACGGCGCGCATCGCGGACCTCTACGCGACCCAGGTGGCTCAGTTCGGCAACGGCTTCGCATTCTACAGCTGGAGCGAGATGGTCGACGTCCACCTTTCGCCATCGCTGGATGACCAGCAGGACAAGCGCTTCGCCATCAGCGCTGAACGATCCGCGCGCGCCAAGGCGCTCATGGCCGCAATGGTTCGCAGCTATCTCGAGAAGCTGCCCGAGCCGTGA
- a CDS encoding ATP-binding protein translates to MNAVAEELTYRPSVPPVPQSIEDTGLNRGFLSDLVLKLVYLGGELSAQRIADELCLPFINVLDQILAFLKHETFLSISGGGSFGEQSLEYHVTERGAARAREAMVRSQYVGPAPVPLDRYTEFAVRQSVSEVTVRHDQVLEAFSHLVLPRKVLDLLGPAINSGRSIFIYGEPGGGKTTIAEGIAQLLGGAIHVPHAIDVDGHIIKVFDAQYHEPIENANSPEPFTPERLVPRTDRRWVTCKRPAVSVGGELTLASLDLIYDPVVGFYEAPLQLKANGGMMLIDDFGRQQVRPVDLLNRWMVPLEKRKDYLSLHTGKKIDIPFEVLIVFSTNIAPRDLVDEAFLRRIRHKVEILSPTVEEFREIFLRVCAARNVQFNESAFEHLVGEWYTREGREMRGVHPRDLIEQVIDICKYHGVPPTMTPEHLDQACDSYFVRL, encoded by the coding sequence GTGAATGCCGTGGCAGAGGAGTTGACTTACAGACCGTCTGTACCTCCCGTGCCGCAGTCCATCGAGGACACAGGGCTGAATCGCGGGTTCCTATCCGACCTGGTGCTCAAACTGGTCTATCTCGGCGGCGAACTGAGCGCCCAGCGGATCGCTGACGAACTGTGTCTCCCCTTTATCAACGTTCTTGACCAGATCCTTGCCTTCCTCAAGCACGAGACCTTCCTGTCGATCAGCGGCGGCGGGAGCTTCGGCGAACAGTCCCTTGAGTATCACGTGACTGAGCGCGGCGCTGCTCGGGCGCGGGAGGCCATGGTGCGGTCCCAATACGTGGGCCCTGCCCCCGTCCCCCTGGATCGGTACACAGAGTTTGCGGTTCGTCAGAGCGTGTCCGAAGTGACCGTGCGGCATGATCAGGTGCTGGAAGCCTTCAGCCATCTAGTTCTGCCCCGGAAAGTGCTGGACCTCCTCGGGCCGGCGATAAACTCGGGCCGCTCAATCTTCATCTACGGCGAGCCTGGCGGTGGAAAGACGACCATCGCAGAAGGCATCGCTCAACTGTTGGGCGGCGCCATCCACGTCCCTCACGCAATCGACGTCGACGGCCACATCATCAAAGTCTTCGATGCCCAGTATCACGAACCCATAGAGAATGCCAACAGCCCCGAACCGTTCACACCGGAGCGTCTCGTGCCGCGGACAGACAGACGCTGGGTCACTTGCAAACGCCCCGCCGTATCCGTGGGCGGGGAACTGACACTGGCCAGCCTCGACCTCATCTATGACCCCGTGGTGGGGTTCTACGAGGCGCCGCTGCAGCTCAAAGCTAATGGCGGCATGATGCTGATCGACGACTTCGGCCGCCAGCAGGTACGGCCGGTGGACCTGCTGAACCGCTGGATGGTGCCCCTTGAGAAGCGCAAGGACTACCTGTCCTTGCACACCGGGAAGAAGATCGACATTCCCTTCGAGGTGTTGATCGTCTTTTCGACCAACATCGCTCCGCGGGACCTTGTGGATGAGGCCTTCCTGCGGCGCATTCGGCACAAGGTGGAGATTCTGTCACCGACCGTGGAGGAGTTCCGGGAGATTTTCCTGCGAGTGTGCGCGGCCAGGAATGTGCAGTTCAACGAGAGCGCCTTTGAGCACCTCGTCGGGGAATGGTACACGCGGGAAGGGCGGGAGATGAGGGGTGTCCACCCGCGTGACCTGATCGAGCAGGTCATAGATATCTGCAAGTATCATGGGGTGCCCCCCACGATGACGCCCGAGCATCTGGATCAGGCCTGCGACTCCTATTTCGTGCGTCTGTAG